A DNA window from Drosophila virilis strain 15010-1051.87 chromosome 4, Dvir_AGI_RSII-ME, whole genome shotgun sequence contains the following coding sequences:
- the Faf2 gene encoding FAS-associated factor 2: MEAEGLTNEQTDKVLQFQDLTGIEDMNVCRDVLIRHQWDLEVAFQEQMNIREGRPTMLTASTDVRAPAVINDRFLQQVFSANMPGGRTVSRVPSIGPMPRTFTGMLGYVINFVFQYFYSTLSGIVRAFINIGGGNEPRIITDPLADVMKFIREYYERYPEHPVFYQGTYAQALNDAKQELRFLLVYLHKDPTQNPDVESFCRDTLSSRSIIDYINTHTLLWGCDVSTPEGYRVMQSITVRTYPLMVMISLRANRMMVVGRFEGDCTPEELQRRLQAVIAVNEVWLSQARADRLERNFTQTLRRQQDEAYEQSLLADEEKERQRQRERDAARQVLEAEERARRDVELRKEEIARQKIELANLVPPEPPADAIDAIAVVFKLPSGTRLERRFQQTDSILDVYHFLFCHPASPDEFEITTNFPKRVLYSKAAIDAAECAVNDIVNKTLKEVGLKNREVLFVNDLEA, from the exons ATGGAGGCGGAGGGTCTGACAAATGAACAAACGGACAAAGTGCTGCAATTTCAGGACTTGACTGGCATCGAGGACATGAACGTCTGTCGTGATGTGCTCATACGTCATCAATGGGATCTCGAG GTGGCTTTTCAGGAGCAGATGAACATACGCGAGGGTCGGCCCACCATGCTAACAGCCTCGACAGATGTGCGCGCTCCGGCTGTTATCAATGATCGTTTCCTGCAACAGGTCTTCTCAGCGAATATGCCCGGCGGCCGAACGGTGAGCCGGGTGCCCAGCATTGGGCCAATGCCGCGCACCTTTACGGGCATGCTCGGCTACGTGATCAATTTTGTGTTCCAATACTTTTACTCGACTCTGTCGGGCATTGTCCGTGCATTTATTAACATTGGCGGCGGCAACGAGCCGCGCATCATTACGGATCCGCTGGCCGATGTGATGAAGTTCATACGCGAGTATTATGAACGTTATCCGGAGCATCCGGTATTCTATCAGGGCACATATGCCCAAGCTCTGAACGATGCCAAGCAGGAGCTACGCTTTTTGCTTGTCTATCTGCATAAGGATCCAACCCAAAATCCGGATGTGGAGTCGTTTTGCCGCGACACGTTATCCTCACGCTCAATCATCGACTATATTAACACCCATACGCTGCTTTGGGGATGTGACGTGTCCACGCCGGAGGGCTATCGTGTCATGCAAAGCATTACGGTGCGCACCTATCCGCTGATGGTGATGATTAGCCTGCGAGCCAATCGTATGATGGTTGTGGGCCGGTTCGAGGGTGATTGTACGCCCGAAGAGCTGCAGCGTCGTCTGCAGGCGGTGATAGCTGTCAACGAAGTGTGGCTCAGTCAGGCGCGTGCCGATCGCTTGGAGCGCAATTTCACACAGACGCTGCGCCGCCAGCAGGATGAAGCCTATGAGCAGAGTCTGCTGGCTGACGAGGAGAAGGAGCGCCAGCGTCAACGGGAACGGGACGCCGCTCGCCAAGTGCTGGAGGCCGAGGAACGTGCTCGTCGCGATGTTGAGCTGCGCAAAGAAGAGATTGCCAGGCAAAAGATAGAGCTGGCCAATCTGGTGCCCCCCGAGCCACCAGCCGATGCAATCGATGCCATCGCCGTTGTATTTAAGCTGCCCAGCGGAACGCGTCTGGAACGACGCTTCCAGCAAACAGATTCCATTTTG GACGTTTATCATTTCCTCTTCTGCCATCCCGCATCGCCGGATGAATTCGAAATAACAACGAATTTCCCCAAGCGTGTACTCTATTCCAAGGCGGCCATAGACGCCGCCGAGTGCGCCGTCAATGATATCGTCAACAAGACACTTAAGGAGGTCGGCCTCAAGAATCGTGAGGTGCTCTTCGTCAATGACCTGGAAGCGTAA